The Fragaria vesca subsp. vesca linkage group LG2, FraVesHawaii_1.0, whole genome shotgun sequence genome includes a window with the following:
- the LOC101311641 gene encoding patatin group A-3-like yields the protein MERTQSIPLQPPTFGNLVTILSIDGGGIRGLIPAAILDFLESELQKLDGKDARLADYFDVIAGTSTGGLVTAMIATPDENNNNRPVFAAKDIKDFYLTHCPKIFPQRHCPLFPHAVKIIKALAGPKYDGKYLHNLVREKLGDKKLNKTLTNVVIPTFDIKQLQPTIFSSLEVKSKPCSDAFLRDICIATSAAPTYLPAHYFETEDVQGKVREFNLIDGGVCANNPTLVAIGEVTKTILKGSSDFFPIKPMDYGRFLVISLGTGSPKIELKYHAHAAAKWGLLDWLTSGGGTPLIDVFSQSSSDMVDFNLSVVFQALHSKENYLRIQDDTLTGQVSSVDIAEEKNLDDLLKVGEGLLKKPVSRVNLETGNYEAFTEETNAEALTRFAKLLSEEKWLRLARSPQGHAIPKTSSNGSLSIKV from the exons ATGGAAAGAACACAGAGCATACCTCTACAGCCCCCAACCTTCGGAAACCTGGTAACTATTTTGAGCATTGATGGGGGTGGAATAAGAGGCCTTATCCCAGCAGCCATCCTTGATTTCCTTGAATCCGAGCTTCAG AAGCTAGATGGTAAGGATGCAAGACTTGCAGATTATTTTGATGTGATTGCCGGGACTAGCACAGGTGGTCTTGTAACTGCCATGATTGCAACCCCAGACGAGAACAACAACAACCGCCCTGTGTTTGCCGCAAAAGACATTAAGGATTTCTACCTTACACACTGCCCTAAAATCTTCCCCCAGAGGCA TTGTCCATTGTTTCCACATGCTGTAAAGATCATCAAAGCTCTAGCAGGACCAAAGTACGATGGAAAATATCTCCACAACTTAGTTAGGGAAAAATTAGGGGACAAAAAACTGAACAAGACATTGACTAATGTGGTCATTCCCACATTTGACATAAAACAACTCCAGCCAACTATCTTTTCCAGCCTTGAG GTGAAAAGCAAGCCATGCTCCGATGCTTTTCTCAGAGATATATGCATTGCAACCTCAGCAGCACCCACTTATCTCCCAGCTCATTATTTTGAAACAGAAGACGTCCAAGGCAAAGTTAGAGAATTTAACCTTATTGATGGTGGCGTTTGTGCAAATAACCCG ACTTTAGTTGCTATTGGTGAAGTGACAAAGACAATACTCAAGGGAAGTTCAGACTTCTTTCCCATTAAACCCATGGATTATGGTCGATTTCTAGTCATATCATTAGGAACCGGGTCACCAAAGATAGAACTGAAATATCATGCCCATGCTGCTGCCAAATGGGGTTTGTTGGATTGGTTAACCAGCGGTGGAGGTACCCCACTCATTGATGTTTTCAGTCAGTCAAGTTCTGATATGGTCGATTTTAACCTGTCAGTTGTTTTCCAAGCCCTACACTCGAAGGAAAATTATCTTCGAATTCAG GATGACACGCTAACTGGGCAAGTTTCTTCAGTGGATATAGCAGAAGAGAAGAATTTGGATGATCTTTTGAAAGTTGGTGAAGGTCTATTGAAAAAACCAGTCTCTAGAGTTAATTTAGAGACTGGTAATTATGAGGCTTTTACTGAAGAGACTAATGCAGAAGCTCTTACAAGGTTTGCAAAATTACTGTCTGAAGAGAAGTGGCTTCGCCTTGCTAGATCCCCCCAGGGACATGCTATACCTAAAACTAGTTCTAATGGCTCTCTTAGTATTAAAGTTTGA